The Persephonella hydrogeniphila region CTGTTGTAAATCAGCTGAGCAAGGACATAGCCGTATTTTTTTATTAAATCTTCAGGAGCTTTATTTTTCTCCTCTAATAGTATCCATTTTCTACCTGTTAAACCGGTAATCATATTTGTTCCTGCTTTTATTTTTGAATATATTATATCAGTCTGCCTTTTAGTTGTATAATAAAAGGAAAACTATTTTATTAATATCGGGGTTTTTATGGGAAAAATCATCCAGTTTCCGGGGAAAAACAACGGCAATAATGACAAAAATGAAGAAACCAAAGTCAGATCAATATACTCTAAGGAAACTTTTTCTGAGACTGTCAGAAAAGGTGTAGAGGAGTATATACTGGGTAATTTTGCTGTTAAAAATATATTAGGTATGGATATTGTGTACAAAGTGAATAATAATGAGATAGGAGTTGTAGGTGCTATAGCCTACGAACATAAAAGAAGACCTCTAACGTATATAGCAGATTTTATAGGTAAAGGATTTATCGATAAAAAAAGCGGTAAAGTTATTATTGATAATCTTGCCTTTAGAGAAGGTGAGAGAGAACTTTATAACTCGATTGAGAAAATAATGAAAGCAAAAAAAATTTTACCTGATATAAAGGAGTTTTAGTAATGCCATTACCACCACTTAGAATAGGAAGATATGAGATAAAGTACCCGATAATACAGGGGGGAATGGGTGTTGGAGTATCATGGGAAAATCTTGCCGGAAATGTAAGCAAAGAAGGTGGATTAGGAGTCGTATCTTCTGTAGGAACCGGTTATCGCCATCCAAACTACGTTAAGCTAAAAGATGGAAGGCCTATAGGAAGCAAGTATATACACAGCAAGGAAGCTCTCCAGAGAATAATAAGGGATGCTAAGGAGATAGCAGGGGGAGAGAATGCGGTTATTGGTGTGAATATCCTTTATGCGATAACAGATTTTGGAAGGGTTGTAAGAGATTCTGTTGAGGCAGGTGCCAACATCATTATTGTAGGAGCTGGACTTCCCCTCACTCTTCCAAAGTATGCTCCTGAGGAACATCTTGCTCTGGTACCTATTGTGTCATCAGCCAGAGCTTTAAGGGTTATATGTAAACACTGGAAGAAAAAATACAACAGACTCCCTGATGCTGTTGTTGTTGAAGGTCCAAAATCAGGAGGTCATCAGGGGATACCCTACGAGGACTGTTTCAAGCCAGAGTTTCAACTGGAAAATCTTGTACCGGAAGTTATAAAAGAGAGGGACAAATGGGGAGATTTTCCTGTAATAGCTGCCGGAGGTATATGGGACAAGAAGGATATAGAGTTCTACCTGAATCTTGGAGCTGCAGGTGTTCAGATGGGAACAAGATTTGTAGGAACTTATGAATGTGATGCATCAGATGAGTTTAAAAAAGTTATTATAAATGCAAAAAAAGAAGATATTATACTTCTGAAATCCCCTGTCGGTTACCCTGCAAGGGGAATAGTAACACAACTGATTAAAGATATAGAAGAAGGTAAAGCTCCAGAGGTTAAATGCGTCTCAAACTGTGTTGTTCCCTGTAACCATGGTGAAGAGGCAAAAAAAGTAGGGTTCTGCATAGCTGACAGACTGGGAGATGCTTATTTAGGCAGAAGAGAAACAGGATTGTTTTTCAGTGGTTCTAACGGTTACAGGATAAAAAGGCTTGTTCACGTCAAGGATCTTATGAGGGAGCTTGTGGAAGGTATCCCTTCTGGACAGGATTTACCTCAAGAGTAGCTATTTTTTACCTTTTATCGCCTGCTGGTAGTATTCTACTAGTTTTTCTTTTATCTGCCTGTGGAACTCAAGAGGATTCATTTCTGTTAATATTTTTACGGCATCATCTACTGTATCTACTGTGTAGATATGAAACTTTTTCTCCCTTACAGCCTCCAACACCTCTTCATCAAGAATTATATTGTCAAAATTCCGGGAAGGAACTATAACACCTTGATTTCC contains the following coding sequences:
- a CDS encoding NAD(P)H-dependent flavin oxidoreductase, translating into MPLPPLRIGRYEIKYPIIQGGMGVGVSWENLAGNVSKEGGLGVVSSVGTGYRHPNYVKLKDGRPIGSKYIHSKEALQRIIRDAKEIAGGENAVIGVNILYAITDFGRVVRDSVEAGANIIIVGAGLPLTLPKYAPEEHLALVPIVSSARALRVICKHWKKKYNRLPDAVVVEGPKSGGHQGIPYEDCFKPEFQLENLVPEVIKERDKWGDFPVIAAGGIWDKKDIEFYLNLGAAGVQMGTRFVGTYECDASDEFKKVIINAKKEDIILLKSPVGYPARGIVTQLIKDIEEGKAPEVKCVSNCVVPCNHGEEAKKVGFCIADRLGDAYLGRRETGLFFSGSNGYRIKRLVHVKDLMRELVEGIPSGQDLPQE